A window from Nevskia ramosa DSM 11499 encodes these proteins:
- a CDS encoding ABCB family ABC transporter ATP-binding protein/permease, giving the protein MVEPSLGKALIALKPYLAEFPGRLALALSLLFIAKIAGVWLPQLMKQLVDDLGPREGLVLVVPAALLLAYGAFRFLNVLLGELRDLVFGRVAERAQRRAALKVFEHLHRLDLEFHLSRRTGALSRDIERGVDGINFLLRFLTFNIVPTLFEIALVAGILWKQYDGRFAAIAGVSVVLYVAFSVWVTEWRTKFVRAANTMDSKANTRAIDSLLNYETVKYFGNERWEAERYDDSMAAWERATSQNRMSLSALNTGQALIVAGSITAMMWLAAAEVVGGAMTVGGFVAVNAYMIQLFVPLNFLGFVYREIRRALTDMQKMFGLIEQPAKIVDAPDAMPLLRTTGGSPAIRFDDVRFGYSASRNILSGVSFVIAPGKKLAVVGASGAGKSTLARLLFRFYDPDHGSISIDGVDLRAMPQDSLRRLIGVVPQDTVLFNDTIEYNIAYGRPGASRAEVERAAKLAHLDGFIARLPQGYETHVGERGLKVSGGEKQRIAIARALLKDPPILILDEATSSLDSRAEAAILDALQAATERRTTLVIAHRLSTITDADTIVVLDQGVVVEHGSHAGLLAANGAYARLWNLQLGEQIGIPAG; this is encoded by the coding sequence ATCGTCGAGCCCTCGCTGGGCAAGGCGCTGATCGCGCTGAAGCCCTATCTCGCCGAATTTCCGGGCCGCCTCGCGCTGGCGCTGAGCCTGCTGTTCATCGCCAAGATCGCCGGCGTCTGGCTGCCGCAGCTGATGAAGCAGCTGGTCGATGACCTCGGCCCGCGCGAAGGTCTGGTGCTGGTGGTGCCGGCGGCCTTGCTGCTCGCCTACGGCGCATTCCGTTTCCTGAACGTGCTGCTCGGTGAACTGCGCGATCTGGTTTTCGGCCGGGTGGCCGAACGCGCCCAGCGCCGCGCCGCGCTGAAAGTGTTCGAGCATCTGCACCGGCTCGATCTGGAATTCCATCTGTCGCGGCGCACCGGCGCCTTGAGCCGAGACATCGAGCGCGGTGTCGACGGCATCAATTTCCTGCTGCGCTTCCTGACCTTCAACATCGTGCCGACCCTGTTCGAAATCGCCCTGGTCGCCGGCATCCTGTGGAAGCAGTACGACGGCCGTTTCGCGGCGATCGCCGGCGTCTCGGTGGTGCTCTACGTCGCGTTTTCGGTCTGGGTGACCGAGTGGCGCACCAAATTCGTGCGCGCGGCGAACACCATGGATTCGAAAGCCAACACTCGCGCGATCGATTCCCTGCTCAACTACGAAACGGTCAAATACTTCGGCAACGAACGCTGGGAAGCCGAGCGCTACGACGACAGCATGGCCGCCTGGGAACGCGCGACCTCGCAGAACCGGATGTCCCTGTCGGCGCTGAACACCGGCCAGGCGCTGATCGTCGCCGGCTCGATCACGGCGATGATGTGGCTGGCAGCGGCGGAAGTGGTCGGCGGCGCGATGACTGTCGGCGGCTTCGTCGCCGTCAACGCCTACATGATCCAGCTGTTCGTGCCGCTGAACTTCCTCGGCTTCGTCTACCGCGAAATCCGCCGCGCGCTGACCGACATGCAGAAGATGTTCGGCCTGATCGAGCAGCCGGCGAAGATCGTCGACGCGCCCGACGCGATGCCGTTGCTGCGCACCACCGGCGGCAGTCCGGCGATTCGCTTCGATGATGTGCGCTTCGGCTACAGCGCGAGCCGCAACATCCTGAGCGGCGTCAGCTTCGTGATCGCACCAGGCAAGAAACTCGCGGTGGTCGGCGCCAGCGGCGCCGGCAAATCGACCCTGGCACGGTTGCTGTTCCGCTTCTACGATCCCGATCATGGCTCGATCAGCATCGACGGCGTCGATCTCCGCGCCATGCCACAGGACAGCCTGCGCCGGCTGATCGGCGTGGTGCCGCAGGACACCGTGCTGTTCAACGACACCATCGAATACAACATCGCCTACGGCAGGCCGGGCGCGAGCCGTGCCGAAGTCGAACGCGCCGCCAAGCTCGCTCATCTCGATGGCTTCATCGCTCGGCTGCCGCAGGGCTACGAGACGCACGTCGGCGAGCGCGGCCTGAAAGTCTCCGGTGGCGAGAAGCAGCGCATCGCCATCGCCCGCGCCCTGCTCAAGGACCCGCCGATCCTGATCCTGGACGAAGCAACCTCGTCGCTGGACTCGCGCGCCGAGGCAGCGATTCTCGACGCGCTCCAGGCAGCAACCGAACGACGCACGACGCTGGTCATCGCCCATCGGCTGTCGACGATCACCGATGCCGACACCATCGTCGTGCTCGATCAGGGCGTAGTCGTCGAACACGGTTCGCATGCCGGCCTGCTCGCCGCGAATGGCGCTTATGCTCGCCTGTGGAATCTGCAACTGGGCGAGCAGATTGGCATTCCTGCGGGATGA
- a CDS encoding M48 family metallopeptidase, producing MSQSFAALLYGRDLPPAGLKVSAQFVGDRLQVGGDLRLEAAADAITIETGGFDHDTLYLGWTDATRGRLSLAPLDAVARATLIASAPASLEAALRRYVRSGRNDRGKWLLLGGLAGTLALLVISVVLGYGLIVDWAVRMVPPEVEEKLGKSTMTELRQSGKLLENGPAVEAVSSVGNKLTAGSRYHYHWAVLEDPSINAFAAPGGYVVVHRGLILAAKTPEELAGVLAHEVQHVENRHTLKAMVNGLGWATMATVLLGDVSAMAGMLAYQVGTTHYSRDLETEADTQGLAALARADIAPEGMATFFRTLAKEAPQMPIALLSSHPATEERIAAIEAGIQALPKKDYPPLAIDWPAVKASLEANDKAP from the coding sequence ATGAGCCAGTCCTTCGCCGCGCTGCTCTATGGACGCGATCTGCCGCCGGCCGGGCTGAAGGTGAGCGCGCAGTTCGTCGGCGATCGCCTGCAGGTTGGCGGCGATCTGCGCCTGGAAGCGGCGGCCGATGCGATCACCATCGAAACCGGCGGCTTCGATCACGACACGCTCTACCTCGGCTGGACCGATGCCACGCGCGGCCGGCTATCGCTGGCGCCCCTCGATGCGGTGGCACGCGCCACCCTGATCGCCAGCGCACCGGCCTCGCTCGAAGCAGCACTGCGCCGGTACGTGCGCAGTGGCCGGAACGATCGTGGCAAATGGCTGCTGCTCGGCGGGCTGGCTGGCACCCTGGCGCTGCTGGTGATCAGCGTGGTGCTCGGCTACGGGCTGATCGTCGACTGGGCCGTGCGCATGGTGCCGCCCGAGGTCGAGGAGAAGCTCGGCAAATCGACGATGACCGAACTGCGGCAGTCCGGAAAACTGCTCGAGAACGGGCCTGCCGTCGAGGCCGTCAGCAGCGTCGGCAACAAGCTCACCGCCGGCTCGCGCTACCACTATCACTGGGCGGTGCTCGAAGACCCGAGCATCAACGCCTTCGCCGCACCCGGCGGTTACGTCGTCGTTCATCGCGGTCTTATCCTGGCGGCGAAGACGCCCGAGGAACTGGCCGGCGTACTCGCTCACGAGGTGCAGCACGTCGAGAATCGCCACACGCTGAAGGCGATGGTTAACGGCCTCGGCTGGGCGACGATGGCCACCGTGCTGCTCGGCGACGTCAGCGCCATGGCCGGCATGCTCGCCTACCAGGTCGGCACCACCCACTACAGCCGCGATCTCGAAACCGAAGCCGATACCCAGGGGCTGGCGGCGCTGGCTCGCGCCGACATCGCCCCCGAAGGGATGGCGACCTTCTTCCGGACATTGGCCAAGGAAGCGCCGCAGATGCCGATCGCGCTGCTGTCCAGCCATCCGGCCACCGAGGAGCGCATCGCCGCGATCGAAGCCGGCATCCAGGCGCTGCCGAAGAAAGACTATCCACCGCTGGCGATCGACTGGCCGGCGGTGAAAGCCAGCCTCGAAGCGAACGACAAGGCGCCCTAG
- a CDS encoding TIGR00266 family protein, giving the protein MNMDPIEYRIHGSDLQYVEVRLAPGRCAVSEPGAMMYVDDDVQVSTEIGDGSGRETHFLSRLWRGVRRKFSGESLFTSIYRNDAATDRRVAFAAPGPGQIVPIDLAVSGGTLIVQRGAFLAGARGVEVGLAWQKRIRVGLFGGEGFIMQKLTGNGVAFVHASGALTEMQLAPGQSLRVDTGCLVALQSSVRYDIKYAGKIKTALFGGEGLFFAQLSGPGTIWLQSMPLKRLSRTLLGMAATANPTGRIGWFLVIIAVAVINILTMDIPV; this is encoded by the coding sequence ATGAACATGGACCCGATCGAGTACCGCATCCACGGCAGCGATCTGCAGTACGTCGAAGTGCGTCTGGCGCCGGGCCGCTGCGCGGTTTCCGAGCCGGGCGCGATGATGTACGTCGATGACGACGTACAGGTCTCCACCGAGATCGGCGACGGCAGCGGCCGCGAAACCCATTTCCTCAGCCGCCTGTGGCGCGGCGTGCGCCGCAAGTTCAGCGGCGAATCGCTGTTCACGTCGATCTACCGCAACGACGCCGCGACGGATCGCCGCGTTGCCTTCGCAGCACCCGGCCCGGGCCAGATCGTGCCGATCGATCTCGCCGTATCCGGTGGCACCTTGATCGTGCAGCGCGGTGCCTTTCTGGCCGGCGCGCGCGGCGTCGAAGTCGGTCTGGCTTGGCAGAAGCGCATTCGCGTCGGCCTGTTCGGCGGCGAGGGATTCATCATGCAGAAGCTCACCGGCAATGGTGTGGCTTTCGTCCATGCCAGTGGCGCGCTGACCGAGATGCAGCTGGCGCCCGGCCAGAGCCTGAGAGTCGATACCGGCTGCCTGGTCGCGCTGCAAAGCTCGGTGCGCTACGACATCAAGTACGCCGGCAAGATCAAGACCGCACTGTTCGGCGGCGAAGGCCTGTTCTTCGCCCAGCTGTCCGGCCCCGGCACCATCTGGCTGCAATCGATGCCGCTGAAGCGCCTGAGCCGCACCTTGCTCGGCATGGCGGCCACGGCGAATCCGACGGGCCGCATCGGCTGGTTCCTGGTGATCATCGCGGTGGCGGTGATCAACATTCTGACCATGGACATACCGGTCTGA
- a CDS encoding L,D-transpeptidase family protein — protein sequence MGRRLATALLATSLLLAAASSSADSTAADEPLVRAEIHPEDRLSEALAAMRDGHYAVATQQLEQLLGIEPNFRLAQLLYAQALALRSGGRVDSPPANEDDPRISALLAEYRNRSDELRALPAPGLVPSLLLKLADEIGNVLVVDLGKGRAYLIDNNGSGQYVVRNLYAGIGRNGFGKRSAGDLRTPVGIYRVTGWMGDDQLPTLYGAGALPLSYPNSWDRSLGRTGSGIWLHGVPTDTYVRAPRSSEGCVTFSNNDLLSLRAQLRVDSTPVILAEQLDWVPAAQLDAEREPLLKAIEGWRSQGEITLSDLSLFAYPGEDGLVLAQFVQNQAGDNPASNVRRDQYWRLQADGAWKIVREMNR from the coding sequence TTGGGGCGGAGGCTGGCGACAGCGCTGCTGGCAACAAGCCTCCTGCTGGCAGCAGCTTCAAGCAGTGCCGACAGCACTGCCGCCGACGAGCCGCTGGTCAGGGCGGAAATTCATCCCGAAGACCGCCTTTCCGAAGCGCTGGCGGCGATGCGCGATGGCCATTACGCCGTCGCCACCCAGCAGCTAGAACAACTGCTGGGCATCGAGCCGAACTTCCGGCTCGCGCAGCTGCTGTATGCGCAGGCGCTGGCGCTGCGTTCCGGCGGCCGTGTCGATTCGCCACCGGCCAACGAGGACGATCCGCGCATCAGCGCCCTGCTTGCCGAGTATCGGAATCGCAGCGACGAGCTGCGCGCCCTGCCGGCGCCCGGTCTGGTGCCGAGCCTGCTGCTGAAGCTGGCGGACGAGATCGGCAACGTGCTGGTCGTCGATCTCGGCAAGGGCCGCGCGTATCTGATCGACAACAATGGCTCGGGCCAGTACGTGGTCCGCAACCTGTACGCCGGCATCGGCCGCAACGGCTTCGGCAAGCGCAGCGCGGGCGATCTGCGCACGCCCGTCGGCATCTATCGCGTCACCGGCTGGATGGGTGATGACCAGTTGCCGACGCTCTACGGCGCCGGCGCCCTGCCGCTGAGTTATCCGAATTCCTGGGACCGTTCGCTGGGCCGCACTGGTTCCGGCATCTGGCTGCACGGTGTGCCGACCGATACCTATGTCCGCGCGCCGCGTTCCAGCGAAGGCTGCGTGACCTTTTCGAACAACGATCTGCTCAGCCTGCGCGCGCAGCTGAGGGTCGACAGCACGCCGGTGATCCTTGCCGAGCAGCTCGACTGGGTACCGGCCGCGCAGCTCGATGCCGAGCGCGAGCCTTTGCTGAAGGCGATCGAGGGCTGGCGCAGCCAGGGCGAGATCACGCTCAGCGATCTGAGTCTGTTCGCCTATCCCGGCGAAGACGGCCTGGTTCTGGCCCAGTTCGTCCAGAATCAGGCCGGCGACAACCCGGCGTCCAACGTCCGCAGAGATCAGTACTGGCGCCTTCAGGCCGACGGCGCCTGGAAGATCGTCCGCGAGATGAATCGCTGA
- a CDS encoding nuclear transport factor 2 family protein, translating into MGLTASTLPAIAATPVEEAQSLISQGDLDGALKRIDRYLAASPQDAEGRFTRALILVKQNNNAEAIKAFTELTRDYPQLPEPYNNLAVLYAQTGNYEKARDALEAALATNPSYATAHENLGDIYAALAGAAYNRALALDANNASTRYKLSLLSGLTNGGAGRAAPVAAPAPVAAAATPTAAAPAPVAAAPAAVEPTAPASSDAVLRALEVWARAWSARDVDAYLAAYSPEFRPDGGLAIDEWQLQRRARIGKAKMINVELVAPEVQAIDAQHVRVLFTQDYSSDTISDKVGKIIELAEVGGSWKIVRETTR; encoded by the coding sequence ATGGGCCTGACAGCATCGACGCTGCCAGCAATCGCAGCAACGCCAGTAGAAGAAGCCCAGTCCCTGATCAGCCAGGGTGATCTCGATGGCGCGCTGAAGCGCATCGATCGTTACCTCGCCGCGAGCCCGCAGGATGCCGAAGGCCGCTTCACGCGGGCGCTGATCCTGGTCAAGCAGAACAACAACGCCGAAGCGATCAAGGCTTTCACCGAGCTGACCCGCGACTATCCGCAGCTGCCCGAGCCCTACAACAACCTCGCCGTGCTGTACGCCCAGACCGGCAACTACGAGAAGGCCCGCGACGCACTCGAAGCCGCGCTCGCCACCAACCCGAGCTACGCCACCGCGCACGAGAATCTCGGCGACATCTATGCCGCGCTGGCCGGTGCCGCCTACAACCGGGCGCTGGCGCTGGACGCCAACAATGCATCGACCCGCTACAAGCTGTCGCTGCTCAGCGGCTTGACCAATGGCGGAGCGGGTCGCGCTGCGCCTGTGGCCGCTCCCGCTCCGGTCGCAGCAGCAGCGACGCCGACTGCAGCAGCGCCTGCGCCAGTCGCCGCAGCACCGGCTGCCGTTGAACCGACGGCTCCCGCTTCCAGCGATGCCGTGCTGAGAGCACTGGAAGTCTGGGCCAGAGCCTGGTCGGCCCGCGATGTCGACGCCTACCTCGCCGCCTACTCGCCGGAGTTCAGGCCCGATGGCGGCCTCGCGATCGACGAGTGGCAGCTTCAGCGCCGCGCGCGCATCGGCAAGGCCAAGATGATCAATGTCGAGCTGGTGGCGCCCGAGGTGCAGGCGATCGACGCCCAGCACGTGCGCGTGCTGTTCACCCAGGACTACTCGTCCGACACGATCTCCGACAAGGTCGGCAAGATCATCGAGCTGGCTGAAGTCGGCGGCAGCTGGAAGATCGTCCGGGAAACCACCCGCTGA
- the waaC gene encoding lipopolysaccharide heptosyltransferase I produces MKLLIVKTTSLGDLIHALPALTDAIRAVPNLAVDWLAERPFAEIPRWHPAVQRVIASDLRRWRKVPLATLRDGDWARFRDELCQTRYDLVLDAQGLVKSAWLASRADGPSAGPSWASAREPLASLFYRHRYAVPAHGQEHAITRIRRLFAAALGYPLPPALDAPPDSGLDRDRFQQPVVGQPYAVFLHGTTWPSKRWPLADWQALARWLTQQGLAVMLPWGSDAERADAERIATATPGCRVLPKLGLTAVAGWIAHARVVVGVDTGLMHLAAALATPGISLYGPTLPQMTGAFGRNQHWLCNEDQPATIDRQRALTVSRERVIEALRSLPL; encoded by the coding sequence ATGAAGCTGCTGATCGTCAAGACCACCTCGCTGGGTGACCTGATTCACGCGCTGCCGGCCCTGACCGACGCAATACGCGCGGTGCCGAATCTGGCGGTGGACTGGCTCGCCGAGCGGCCATTTGCCGAGATTCCGCGCTGGCATCCGGCCGTCCAGCGGGTCATCGCATCCGACCTGCGGCGCTGGCGCAAGGTTCCGTTGGCGACATTGCGCGACGGTGACTGGGCACGCTTCCGTGACGAGCTGTGTCAGACCCGATACGACCTGGTGCTCGACGCCCAGGGGCTGGTCAAGAGTGCCTGGCTGGCCAGTCGTGCCGATGGTCCGAGTGCCGGGCCCAGCTGGGCGTCGGCCCGCGAACCGCTGGCCTCGCTGTTTTATCGCCATCGCTATGCCGTGCCGGCGCACGGCCAGGAACATGCGATCACCCGGATCCGGCGTCTGTTCGCTGCCGCACTCGGCTATCCATTGCCGCCGGCGCTCGATGCACCGCCGGACAGCGGCCTCGATCGTGATCGCTTCCAGCAACCCGTCGTCGGTCAGCCTTATGCGGTGTTCCTCCACGGCACCACCTGGCCGAGCAAGCGCTGGCCGCTGGCGGACTGGCAGGCGCTGGCCCGCTGGCTGACTCAGCAGGGTCTGGCGGTGATGCTGCCCTGGGGCAGCGACGCCGAACGCGCCGACGCCGAACGAATTGCCACCGCCACGCCGGGTTGCCGGGTGCTGCCGAAGCTGGGGCTGACCGCCGTCGCTGGCTGGATTGCCCATGCCAGGGTCGTGGTCGGTGTCGATACCGGGCTGATGCATCTGGCGGCCGCACTCGCGACGCCGGGCATCTCCTTGTATGGACCAACCTTGCCGCAGATGACTGGCGCCTTCGGCCGCAATCAGCACTGGCTCTGCAACGAGGACCAGCCGGCGACCATCGATCGCCAGCGGGCGCTGACGGTCAGCCGCGAGCGGGTGATCGAGGCCTTGCGGTCATTGCCCCTGTAG
- the lpxL gene encoding LpxL/LpxP family Kdo(2)-lipid IV(A) lauroyl/palmitoleoyl acyltransferase: MTAQANPPSLPRALLHPRWWLAWLLLGIGRALCWLPVSWLLGIGSSLGWMVWRLLPSRRRVTRINLRLCFPEFDEARIVALVEAHFRALGMGLFETLLAWLAPDAKLKGRLELRGVEHLDAATADGSGVLLLTGHFTTLEIAARSICLADRPFHAMYRPADNVFVDWWMHRWREQRSGRPALPKDDLKNLLRALRNGGAVWYAPDQTLEVPGAIFVPFFGVPALTLTATSRLAQLGRAKVVPFFPTRTADGRYVVTMGPALDNFPSGDDAADTRRINALIEDAIRICPEQYFWTHRRFKFQPPGAPDVYARG, encoded by the coding sequence ATGACTGCCCAAGCCAATCCCCCCTCGCTGCCGCGCGCGCTACTGCATCCCCGCTGGTGGCTGGCCTGGCTGCTGCTCGGCATCGGCCGGGCCTTGTGCTGGCTGCCGGTTTCCTGGCTGCTGGGGATCGGCTCGTCCCTCGGCTGGATGGTCTGGCGGCTGCTGCCGAGCCGGCGCCGGGTGACTCGTATCAATCTGCGGCTGTGCTTTCCGGAGTTCGATGAAGCACGGATCGTCGCGCTGGTCGAAGCGCATTTCCGGGCGCTGGGCATGGGCCTGTTCGAGACCTTGCTGGCCTGGCTGGCACCGGATGCGAAGCTGAAAGGCCGGCTGGAACTGCGCGGGGTCGAGCATCTCGATGCCGCGACGGCCGACGGTTCCGGCGTGCTGCTGCTGACCGGCCATTTCACCACCCTGGAAATCGCCGCCCGTTCGATCTGCCTCGCCGATCGGCCGTTCCACGCGATGTATCGGCCGGCCGACAACGTCTTCGTCGACTGGTGGATGCACCGCTGGCGCGAGCAGCGCTCGGGCCGGCCGGCGCTGCCGAAGGACGATCTGAAGAACCTGCTGCGCGCGCTGCGCAACGGCGGCGCGGTCTGGTACGCGCCGGACCAGACCCTGGAAGTGCCGGGCGCGATCTTCGTGCCGTTCTTCGGCGTGCCGGCGCTGACCCTGACCGCCACCTCGCGCCTCGCCCAGCTCGGTCGCGCCAAGGTCGTACCGTTCTTTCCGACCCGCACTGCAGATGGCCGCTACGTGGTGACCATGGGTCCGGCGCTGGACAATTTCCCGAGCGGCGATGACGCAGCCGACACCCGCCGCATCAACGCGCTGATCGAGGACGCGATCCGCATCTGCCCCGAGCAGTATTTCTGGACCCACCGGCGCTTCAAGTTCCAGCCGCCGGGTGCGCCGGACGTCTACGCCCGCGGATGA
- the waaA gene encoding lipid IV(A) 3-deoxy-D-manno-octulosonic acid transferase, whose product MRLLYTLLLYLATPLVLLRLLWKSRELPEYRSRIGERFGRVPRPGEEIAVWVHAVSVGEALAAQPLIEALIASHGERRIWVTSTTPTGSARVMAAFGDRVHHSYAPYDLPDAVARFLSQVRPGKLVVMETELWPNLFRACRVRGIPLTIANARLSPRSFRGYGRVHGFARNTLRNVDCVAAQSKSDAARFRTLGAPRERVRVIGNLKFDLALPDVRIAEGVALRARFGERPVWVAASTHDGEEAAALAAHAALVELQPDALLVLVPRHPQRFDAVWSLIEEAGLVAERRARLTALDRSSHSPELESAQVFLGDSMGEMFLYLAMADVAFVGGSLVAIGGHNVLEPAALGLPVLFGPHMHNFEAARALLLERDAAIEIEDAARLAEELAVLLASPERCRAMGANGEAAVAGNRGALKRLMAIIEAQTPASP is encoded by the coding sequence GTGCGACTGCTCTACACCCTCCTGCTCTATCTCGCGACGCCGCTGGTGTTGCTGCGCCTGCTGTGGAAAAGCCGTGAGCTGCCTGAATATCGCAGTCGCATCGGTGAGCGCTTCGGGCGGGTGCCGCGGCCAGGCGAGGAGATCGCCGTCTGGGTGCATGCAGTCTCCGTCGGCGAGGCCTTGGCTGCGCAGCCGCTGATCGAAGCGCTGATTGCCAGCCACGGCGAACGCCGCATCTGGGTGACGTCGACGACGCCGACCGGCTCGGCGCGGGTCATGGCCGCGTTCGGGGACCGCGTCCATCATTCCTATGCGCCTTATGACTTGCCGGATGCGGTCGCCCGGTTCCTGAGTCAGGTGCGTCCCGGCAAGCTGGTGGTGATGGAAACCGAGCTCTGGCCGAACCTGTTCCGCGCCTGCCGGGTTCGCGGCATTCCGCTGACCATCGCCAACGCCCGCCTGTCGCCGCGCAGCTTCCGCGGCTATGGCCGGGTGCATGGCTTTGCTCGGAACACCTTGCGCAATGTCGATTGCGTCGCCGCGCAGTCGAAATCCGACGCCGCCCGTTTCCGTACGCTGGGCGCGCCGCGCGAACGAGTGCGAGTCATCGGCAACCTGAAGTTCGATCTCGCGCTGCCTGATGTCCGGATCGCCGAAGGGGTGGCCCTGCGTGCGCGCTTCGGTGAGCGCCCGGTCTGGGTTGCAGCCTCGACGCACGACGGCGAGGAAGCCGCGGCGCTTGCTGCCCATGCCGCGCTCGTCGAGTTGCAGCCAGACGCCTTGCTGGTGCTGGTGCCGCGTCATCCGCAGCGTTTCGATGCTGTGTGGTCGCTGATCGAGGAAGCCGGCTTGGTCGCCGAACGTCGCGCGCGTTTGACCGCGCTTGATCGTTCCAGCCATTCGCCGGAGCTGGAAAGCGCGCAGGTCTTTCTCGGCGATAGCATGGGCGAAATGTTCCTGTATCTGGCGATGGCCGACGTTGCCTTTGTCGGCGGCAGCCTGGTGGCGATCGGCGGACACAATGTGCTGGAGCCTGCGGCACTCGGCCTGCCGGTACTGTTCGGCCCGCACATGCACAACTTCGAAGCGGCCCGCGCGCTGCTGCTGGAGCGCGACGCGGCGATCGAGATCGAGGATGCCGCCCGTCTCGCCGAAGAACTGGCCGTTCTGCTCGCCAGCCCCGAACGCTGCCGCGCCATGGGTGCCAATGGCGAAGCCGCCGTCGCCGGCAATCGCGGGGCGCTGAAGCGACTGATGGCGATCATCGAAGCGCAGACGCCCGCATCGCCATGA
- a CDS encoding ligase-associated DNA damage response exonuclease, which yields MKEEDLVIVRSEGLYCPQGDFHIDPWRGVPRAVITHAHGDHARTGSQHYWGATRGLGLMRERLGKQSPITPLDYGQKLRFNEVTISLHSAGHVLGSAQVRIEHDDGRVWGVSGDFKRDADLSCDPFEPFRCDTWITEATFALPIYRWTETAEVAAEIFAWWQACKQDGQAAVLFCYSLGKAQRVLAELTRFTDETVYVHGAMPGLIKAYRQAGIHMLPTDAVGNQPKGTSFVGKLVLAPPGASGTPWMKRLHPSSTGFASGWMRVRGGKRRLAYDRGFVMSDHADWDSLLRTIDDTGAKRVLVTHGHGDALIAHLRERGIEASMLATQFAGESGAADDLDPDDAARPASFLPAES from the coding sequence ATGAAGGAAGAAGATCTCGTCATCGTGAGGTCAGAGGGCCTCTACTGCCCGCAAGGCGATTTCCACATCGATCCTTGGCGTGGCGTGCCACGCGCCGTGATCACCCACGCCCACGGCGACCATGCGCGCACCGGCAGCCAGCACTACTGGGGTGCGACGCGCGGTTTGGGTCTGATGCGAGAGCGGCTGGGCAAGCAGTCGCCGATCACGCCGCTCGATTACGGCCAGAAGCTGCGCTTCAACGAGGTGACGATCTCGCTGCACTCGGCCGGTCACGTGCTCGGCTCCGCGCAGGTCCGCATCGAACATGATGATGGCCGCGTCTGGGGGGTGTCTGGTGATTTCAAGCGTGATGCCGACTTGAGCTGCGACCCCTTCGAACCGTTCCGCTGCGATACCTGGATCACCGAAGCAACCTTCGCGCTGCCGATCTACCGCTGGACCGAGACCGCCGAGGTTGCCGCCGAGATCTTCGCCTGGTGGCAGGCTTGCAAGCAGGATGGCCAGGCCGCCGTGCTGTTCTGCTACTCACTCGGCAAGGCGCAGCGAGTGCTGGCCGAGCTGACTCGCTTCACCGACGAAACCGTCTACGTGCACGGCGCGATGCCCGGCCTGATCAAGGCCTATCGGCAAGCCGGCATTCACATGTTGCCGACCGATGCCGTCGGCAATCAGCCCAAGGGCACGTCGTTTGTCGGCAAGCTGGTGCTGGCACCGCCCGGCGCCAGCGGCACGCCCTGGATGAAGCGTCTGCATCCCAGTTCCACCGGCTTCGCCAGCGGCTGGATGCGAGTGCGTGGCGGCAAACGCCGTCTGGCCTACGACCGCGGCTTCGTGATGAGCGACCACGCCGATTGGGATTCGTTGTTGCGCACCATCGACGACACCGGCGCGAAGCGCGTGCTGGTCACTCACGGTCACGGCGATGCGCTGATCGCCCACCTGCGTGAACGCGGGATCGAGGCATCCATGCTGGCCACACAGTTCGCGGGCGAGAGCGGTGCTGCCGATGATCTTGACCCCGACGACGCCGCAAGGCCGGCTTCCTTCCTGCCTGCAGAAAGTTAG